From Acropora muricata isolate sample 2 chromosome 14, ASM3666990v1, whole genome shotgun sequence, one genomic window encodes:
- the LOC136898746 gene encoding von Willebrand factor A domain-containing protein 7-like, with translation MKSSLPLTIFLSVAYLSLTAKAFLPRINLASGESETKDHTLITRYGLLKTSILFFMDNPQYLRDKKLTGFLFAILRDLSETPNAAKDIIDTISPKIKFINAMNEIESANVEMDSFPMNTMAAIHFDGEQFWEGSQRLIRLRQELITLLLRGDKLQHARNLAGNALHTLQSFYSRSNWIELGNTLPLNALAQPGSDIWQENIIAGATEPTCRNCLSDEQSNESTDPCAKNLITWKLTSGYRSGQDIKKPVNMGKCSHGGQTDDSRFRPATGGINKDSSSKFESPHASLHKIAADMAFEATSIFLNDVRSAVGDDTFAKFLNLQSKKTMALVIDVSGSMRDEIDDVKNMSIGFVRQTLEKKGVSFTYILVPFSDPEVGPMTVTSKGDVVIEAVNNLIASGGGDCPELGMTGLYQALLHCLPESIIYYFSDADVKDEWRRNEVTSLAKQKRVKINFILSGQCSSRRRRDLSQIRTKRSANHRARRTVQGRALYKDLATQTGGQVLETSKAAVADIVKVIDPVGFSNSSADLKEVGLLSVEESRAQHFSSAIFFVDIDSTLESLVLILTAASSPGLQITRVQGNSSMQEKNITSSSTLSVKEVTNLVSGSLKLTVSCNGPYTLQVTGSSPIDFTYQLLDVEDMVRGTTRRVIGNPLRGQMLLLTLNFVGQNIDAVSNLTLVGVDGTDLQTFNITQGEGFYQDSYYVTFIPSPDRFRLKVTGFDTSGARFQRVKPTLFTLGNVKLSQNLDSRNNSNAIFPGETLELEINVENSGDTQTLYFTASDDLSYFNSISSNQSTLGKNDTLTLRVTLVAPSNATYGATSTVTVFAAQNSDFSQVVNFMVLYVTVASKDTDLSPPSCNVTNQTGSCAGVYGRPECMSSTWFAHVTFSDAGEGLLSITSRENRNGSLTVATFSQGAVNTSIQASFQSNCCHPKVVFVGLDLVGNMGTCSVSLVPDIVAFGAKPNTTAVSLRSEETTRVPFTLTNLGSRGSFSFHVTKTASLISYVIPFSLALDANASAAGHVVIASLNDTNQLENLTVTAVAQSDTVNNKEVTLFDIQVSVLSETQPTTPATIPFTTPATIPFTTPATTPFTTPALKQIRLEAVAPKSHQSIKPGARLELNFSVTNLAAAETFTFNVLSNQSSITGRVQPSSVSLESNQTTPFLLILSSQQDASPGTVTQVNVTATPASHNADIRQLGIFSLTVTTDRKLPVKNDDLENEDSGKEVGLEKWKLGLIIGAVTFSVLLITLLVICKVDLDSKKRATNRANSNHGATNHLQPDNIDVVIVNSYA, from the exons ATGAAGTCTTCACTTCCCTTAACAATCTTTCTTTCGGTGGCTTACCTGTCCCTTACGGCCAAAGCATTTCTTCCCAGAATTAATTTGGCATCGGGGGAATCAGAAACGAAGGATCATACATTGATTACAAGATACGGATTGCTGAAGACATCAATACTGTTCTTTATGGACAATCCGCAATATCTAAGGGATAAGAAGTTAACTGGCTTTCTTTTTGCCATCTTACGTGACTTGTCAGAGACGCCAAACGCGGCCAAAGATATCATAGACACCATCTCTCCGAAGATCAAATTCATTAACGCCATGAACGAGATTGAGAGTGCCAATGTGGAAATGGACTCTTTCCCAATGAACACTATGGCTGCAATCCATTTTGACGGCGAGCAGTTCTGGGAGGGATCTCAGCGGCTCATTAGACTGCGCCAAGAGCTTATAACATTGCTTCTGAGAGGCGATAAGTTACAGCATGCAAGGAACTTAGCTGGAAATGCATTGCACACACTGCAGAGTTTTTACAGCCGCTCCAACTGGATAGAACTCGGCAATACGTTGCCACTGAATGCTCTGGCGCAACCCGGAAGTGATATATGGCAGGAAAATATCATTGCAGGCGCAACTGAACCAACATGTAGAAACTGTCTTTCAGATGAACAATCCAATGAGTCCACTGATCCATGTGCAAAGAACTTGATTACGTGGAAACTCACTAGCGGATATCGCTCAGGACAAGACATCAAGAAACCAGTAAACATGGGAAAATGTAGTCATGGCGGACAAACGGATGACAGTCGCTTTAGGCCAGCAACTGGTGGAATTAACAAAGATTCTTCGTCCAAGTTTGAGTCACCGCATGCCAG CCTCCACAAAATTGCCGCTGACATGGCCTTCGAAGCTACCAGTATCTTTCTTAATGACGTTCGTTCAGCAGTTGGTGACGACACCTTCGCTAAATTTCTGAACCTGCAGTCTAAGAAGACCATGGCTTTGGTGATAGATGTATCTGGAAGCATGCGTG ATGAAATCGATGACGTAAAGAATATGTCCATAGGATTTGTTCGGCAAACTTTGGAAAAGAAAGGAGTATCCTTCACCTATATTCTTGTGCCGTTTAGCGATCCAG AGGTGGGGCCTATGACTGTGACTAGCAAGGGGGATGTAGTGATTGAAGCAGTCAACAATTTAATCGCAAGTGGTGGAGGGGATTGCCCAGAGCTAGGGATGACGGGTCTTTACCAGGCTCTACTCCACTGCTTACCCGAGAGCATTATCTATTACTTCTCCGATGCTGACGTAAAGGACGAGTGGCGTAGAAATGAGGTCACCTCCCTTGCCAAGCAAAAGAGAGTCAAGATCAATTTCATTTTAAGCGGTCAATGTAGCTCTCGACGTAGACGTGACTTGTCGCAAATTCGCACCAAGCGTTCAGCGAATCACCGGGCTAGGAGAACCGTCCAAGGTCGAGCGTTGTACAAGGACCTTGCTACCCAAACGGGAGGACAGGTACTGGAAACAAGTAAGGCTGCAGTAGCGGATATTGTCAAGGTTATCGATCCTGTAGGTTTCTCAAACTCATCTGCAGATTTGAAAGAAGTTGGATTGCTAAGCGTTGAGGAATCTCGAGCGCAGCACTTTAGTAGCGCCATTTTCTTTGTTGACATCGACAGTACTCTAGAAAGTTTGGTCCTCATACTTACGGCAGCTAGTTCACCTGGATTGCAGATCACGAGAGTTCAAG GAAACTCAAGCATGCAAGAAAAGAATATAACAAGTTCCAGTACACTTTCTGTAAAGGAAGTCACTAACTTGGTCAGCGGCTCGCTGAAACTGACAGTTTCCTGTAATGGTCCTTACACCCTGCAAGTAACTGGTTCCAGTCCCATCGATTTTACATACCAACTTTTGGACGTGGAGGACATGGTACGAGGGACCACAAGGCGGGTTATTGGAAATCCCTTGAGAG GACAAATGCTGTTGCTCACGTTGAACTTCGTTGGCCAAAACATTGACGCAGTCAGCAATTTGACTCTTGTTGGCGTGGATGGAACGGATCTCCAAACCTTTAACATAACTCAAGGAGAAGGGTTTTACCAAGATTCCTATTACGTTACGTTTATTCCTTCCCCAGACAGATTCCGACTCAAAGTTACAGGATTTGACACAAGTGGAGCTCGCTTTCAGCGCGTTAAACCAACTTTATTCACACTTGGTAATGTAAAACTATCCCAAAACCTTGACAGCCGCAACAATTCAAACGCCATCTTCCCAGGAGAAACTCTGGAGTTGGAAATCAATGTTGAAAACTCTGGTGACACGCAGACGCTATATTTCACAGCATCGGATGATCTGAGTTACTTTAACAGCATAAGTTCAAACCAAAGCACCTTGGGAAAGAATGACACGCTTACTCTTCGGGTGACTCTGGTTGCTCCCAGTAACGCAACGTATGGCGCGACAAGCACCGTTACGGTATTTGCAGCTCAGAATTCTGACTTCAGCCAAGTTGTTAATTTCATGGTTTTGTACGTAACTGTGGCTTCAAAG GACACAGATCTCTCTCCTCCATCGTGTAACGTGACAAACCAGACTGGATCATGCGCAGGAGTATATGGTAGACCGGAGTGTATGTCAAGCACGTGGTTTGCACATGTAACGTTCTCTGACGCCGGAGAAGGACTTTTGTCGATTACTTCACGGGAAAATCGTAACGGAAGTCTCACAG TCGCAACTTTCAGCCAAGGTGCGGTCAACACATCTATTCAAGCGTCATTTCAATCTAACTGTTGCCATCCAAAAGTTGTTTTCGTCGGCCTCGACCTTGTAGGAAACATGGGAACTTGCTCTGTGAGCCTTGTCCCAGATATTGTGGCCTTTGGTGCCAAACCGAATACCACAGCCGTGTCCCTCCGAAGTGAAGAAACCACCAGGGTTCCTTTTACACTCACCAATCTCGGCTCCAGAGGGTCGTTCTCGTTCCATGTGACTAAGACGGCATCACTCATCAGTTACGTTATCCCATTTAGCCTCGCTCTTGATGCCAACGCCAGTGCCGCTGGTCATGTGGTTATTGCGTCACTCAATGACACCAACCAGCTTGAGAACTTGACCGTGACAGCCGTAGCCCAGTCAGATACTGTAAATAACAAGGAGGTCACGTTATTTGATATTCAGGTGTCTGTACTGTCCGAGACACAACCTACAACACCAGCTACAATACCATTTACAACACCAGCTACAATACCATTTACAACACCAGCTACAACACCATTTACAACACCAGCTCTGAAACAGATACGTCTTGAAGCCGTTGCACCAAAAAGTCATCAGTCTATAAAGCCAGGAGCACGTTTAGAGTTGAACTTTTCAGTGACCAACTTGGCTGCTGCTGAGACCTTCACTTTTAAC GTACTCTCTAATCAATCTTCAATTACTGGAAGAGTTCAACCATCCTCAGTCTCTCTCGAATCAAACCAAACCACGCCTTTTCTACTAATCCTATCCTCCCAACAAGACGCCTCTCCTGGGACTGTCACGCAAGTCAATGTCACAGCAACGCCTGCGTCACACAACGCGGACATTAGGCAGTTGGGCATCTTCTCTTTGACAGTAACCACTGATCGTAAACTTCCGGTTAAGAACGATGATTTGGAAAATGAAGACTCGGGAAAGGAAGTAGGGCTAGAGAAGTGGAAACTTGGATTGATCATCGGTGCGGTCACTTTTTCGGTCCTTCTCATAACTCTTTTAGTGATTTGCAAAGTAGATCTTGATTCCAAGAAGCGGGCAACGAACCGTGCTAATAGCAATCACGGAGCTACAAACCATCTTCAGCCCGATAACATCGACGTTGTGATCGTGAACAGCTACGCTTGA